The following are from one region of the Capsicum annuum cultivar UCD-10X-F1 chromosome 1, UCD10Xv1.1, whole genome shotgun sequence genome:
- the LOC107855332 gene encoding probable F-box protein At1g65740 isoform X3, giving the protein MVLTLSETKRSRHPDLYGKMAKLGEMPDWSYLQHELLVLIVRRLNLIEDFLNIGTVCKSWHSVAIKDNFNSDLPRAPWLMIDDEEEEEDGTTCKKFFSLYNGMILMKRNPKASGKRCMESMGWLIAVDGEISLLHPFSGVQIELPHQNTTEDYETNRTSNPWTFIWKAVLSANPSHTTDYVLMVIEGDLRFRSFWRPGDLLWTRIRKQNFSTFFIDVVYFDGRFYAINSNGSVHAWDVTGPERPKTHIIAQLLHTYVKQYYILHSLGSLFVVVQRSGSFMLPKDNWDSEEEETYVVYAFETTDFLVFQVDLTTGKVTQTENIGDSAFFLGFNASLSVQASQFPGIHRSQLHLLMFILFF; this is encoded by the exons ATGGTTTTAACTTTGAGTGAAACGAAAAGGAGCAGGCATCCAG ATTTATACGGAAAAATGGCGAAACTGGGAGAGATGCCTGATTGGTCTTACCTTCAACATGAACTGCTGGTTCTAATAGTTAGACGTTTAAATTTGATTGAAGACTTTCTTAATATCGGCACTGTCTGCAAATCCTGGCACTCTGTAGCCATCAAGGATAATTTTAACAGTGATCTGCCTAGGGCTCCATGGCTGATGATAGATgatgaggaagaggaagaggatgGTACCACCTGTAAAAAATTCTTCAGTCTTTATAATGGCATGATTTTGATGAAGAGGAATCCTAAAGCCAGTGGAAAACGGTGTATGGAGTCTATGGGATGGCTTATCGCAGTCGATGGTGAAATCAGTCTATTACACCCCTTCTCTGGTGTTCAGATTGAATTGCCCCACCAAAATACCACTGAAGATTATGAAACCAACAGAACTTCCAATCCATGGACCTTTATCTGGAAAGCAGTTCTATCTGCTAATCCTTCTCATACAACCGATTATGTTCTCATGGTTATTGAGGGAGACCTCCGGTTCCGTAGTTTTTGGAGACCTGGAGATTTGCTATGGACCAGGATTAGGAAACAAAACTTTTCCACATTTTTTATTGATGTGGTATATTTTGATGGACGCTTTTATGCGATCAATTCTAATGGAAGTGTCCACGCTTGGGATGTTACTGGACCTGAACGGCCCAAAACTCATATCATTGCACAGCTACTGCATACATATGTAAAACAATACTATATCCTTCATTCACTAGGATCATTATTTGTAGTTGTGCAACGTAGTGGTTCATTTATGTTGCCCAAAGATAATTGGGACAGTGAGGAGGAGGAGACGTACGTCGTGTACGCATTCGAGACAACTGATTTTCTAGTTTTCCAGGTTGACTTAACTACCGGCAAAGTGACGCAAACCGAGAATATAGGGGACAGTGCTTTTTTTCTGGGTTTTAATGCTTCTCTTTCGGTCCAAGCTTCTCAATTTCCAG GCATCCATCGAAGCCAGTTACATCTGCTGATGTTCATATTGTTCTTTTGA
- the LOC107855330 gene encoding transcription termination factor MTEF18, mitochondrial: MKNNLQKLTTPLILKWGSSDYLFNNFRKVRFYATKNTAKAKLVEEKECDMPSAVRKEAQTALLEYLHSTRSLEFVDAEHMSKNSPLFLDKLLERIVDREADDIRRCVTRYLRYHPINEFEPFFESIGLKLCQYASFLPRDVMYLSDDQRLLDSYRVLCNYGISRNKIGRIFAEAPQVFRYDPGVVELKLASFRGFGLDQSNVVKLVSANPHLLLGNVHVEFLRVVGKLKRMGVEYRWIEEQLNGKPINWSQLFELMCFLNGLGLTDERLGKLIFQVPGLLFDCSGRPTFSLIGFCLKFGFEKTELLDVFLHLPQIPIAAFIFNTRQCYQFLIEIEMPALEIRNILHSHPTLLGSCVLKKTTSLLTILHTGKKRLCSVIKENPEFLRNLVRGAKVERLPVAEEELRSKMMKTKFLSDLGFAENSSEMKKALKVFRGKGVELQERFDCLVNAGLDRKHVASVLKIYPQILNQRKEVLEAKIDFLLNRLGFPVSTLISFPSYLNYTIPRIRLRLSMYNWLRDQGKVDATLALSTIIASSEKLFMKVYVSPHPKGLEVWQNLKREIYPV; the protein is encoded by the coding sequence ATGAAGAACAATTTGCAGAAACTGACAACTCCATTAATTCTCAAATGGGGTTCTTCagattatttatttaacaatttTAGAAAAGTTAGGTTTTATGCAACTAAAAATACTGCTAAAGCCAAATTAGTAGAAGAAAAAGAATGTGATATGCCTAGTGCAGTGAGGAAAGAAGCACAAACTGCTTTGCTAGAGTACTTGCATTCCACTAGAAGTTTGGAGTTTGTGGATGCTGAACATATGAGTAAAAACTCACCCTTATTTCTTGACAAGTTATTAGAAAGAATAGTGGATAGGGAAGCTGATGATATTCGGCGTTGTGTGACTCGATATTTGAGATACCATCCGATTAATGAATTCGAACCATTCTTTGAGAGCATTGGTCTGAAACTTTGTCAGTACGCGTCGTTTCTCCCTAGAGATGTGATGTATTTGAGTGATGATCAGAGGTTGTTGGATAGTTATCGCGTGTTGTGTAATTATGGTATTTCAAGAAATAAGATAGGAAGGATCTTTGCTGAAGCTCCGCAAGTTTTTAGGTATGATCCTGGAGTTGTCGAATTGAAACTTGCTTCTTTTCGCGGGTTTGGGCTAGATCAGTCTAATGTGGTTAAGCTTGTTAGTGCAAATCCACATCTTTTGCTTGGGAATGTACACGTGGAGTTTTTGAGAGTTGTTGGGAAGTTAAAGAGGATGGGAGTTGAATACAGGTGGATTGAGGAGCAATTGAATGGAAAGCCTATCAATTGGAGCCAGTTATTCGAGCTCATGTGTTTCTTGAATGGGTTGGGGTTGACTGATGAACGATTAGGGAAGTTAATTTTTCAAGTTCCTGGTCTTCTGTTTGATTGTTCTGGACGTCCTACATTTTCGCTAATTGGATTCTGCTTGAAATTTGGTTTTGAGAAGACCGAATTACTTGATGTATTTCTACACTTACCACAAATTCCAATAGCGGCATTTATTTTCAACACGAGGCAATGCTACCAGTTCTTGATTGAAATTGAGATGCCTGCCCTAGAGATAAGAAATATCCTTCATTCACACCCTACATTGCTAGGCTCATGTGTTTTGAAGAAAACTACAAGCTTGCTAACTATCCTGCATACGGGGAAGAAGCGGCTTTGTAGTGTGATCAAGGAGAATCCGGAATTTTTGAGGAATTTGGTTCGTGGAGCCAAAGTTGAAAGATTACCAGTAGCCGAGGAGGAGCTAAGATCCAAAATGATGAAAACTAAGTTCCTTTCGGACTTGGGTTTTGCTGAGAACTCGAGCGAAATGAAGAAAGCTCTCAAAGTATTTCGAGGAAAAGGGGTGGAGCTCCAAGAGAGGTTTGATTGTCTGGTAAATGCTGGTTTGGATCGAAAGCATGTTGCTTCAGTGCTGAAAATATATCCGCAAATACTCAACCAAAGGAAAGAGGTACTTGAGGCAAAGATTGATTTTCTATTGAATAGATTGGGTTTTCCAGTGTCTACTTTAATTTCATTTCCATCTTACCTCAACTACACAATTCCAAGAATCAGGCTTAGGCTTTCAATGTATAATTGGCTCAGAGATCAAGGAAAAGTGGACGCAACATTGGCTTTGAGCACTATCATAGCTTCCTCAGAGAAATTATTCATGAAGGTTTATGTAAGTCCTCATCCTAAAGGCCTTGAAGTCTGGCAAAATCTGAAAAGAGAGATATATCCTGTATAA
- the LOC107855332 gene encoding putative F-box protein At1g65770 isoform X1 yields MVLTLSETKRSRHPDLYGKMAKLGEMPDWSYLQHELLVLIVRRLNLIEDFLNIGTVCKSWHSVAIKDNFNSDLPRAPWLMIDDEEEEEDGTTCKKFFSLYNGMILMKRNPKASGKRCMESMGWLIAVDGEISLLHPFSGVQIELPHQNTTEDYETNRTSNPWTFIWKAVLSANPSHTTDYVLMVIEGDLRFRSFWRPGDLLWTRIRKQNFSTFFIDVVYFDGRFYAINSNGSVHAWDVTGPERPKTHIIAQLLHTYVKQYYILHSLGSLFVVVQRSGSFMLPKDNWDSEEEETYVVYAFETTDFLVFQVDLTTGKVTQTENIGDSAFFLGFNASLSVQASQFPGIKANHIYFTDSYLDMYRHVIEGSLDMGVFNLADGSIRPHYEGFALSRVCPPIWVTPTLC; encoded by the exons ATGGTTTTAACTTTGAGTGAAACGAAAAGGAGCAGGCATCCAG ATTTATACGGAAAAATGGCGAAACTGGGAGAGATGCCTGATTGGTCTTACCTTCAACATGAACTGCTGGTTCTAATAGTTAGACGTTTAAATTTGATTGAAGACTTTCTTAATATCGGCACTGTCTGCAAATCCTGGCACTCTGTAGCCATCAAGGATAATTTTAACAGTGATCTGCCTAGGGCTCCATGGCTGATGATAGATgatgaggaagaggaagaggatgGTACCACCTGTAAAAAATTCTTCAGTCTTTATAATGGCATGATTTTGATGAAGAGGAATCCTAAAGCCAGTGGAAAACGGTGTATGGAGTCTATGGGATGGCTTATCGCAGTCGATGGTGAAATCAGTCTATTACACCCCTTCTCTGGTGTTCAGATTGAATTGCCCCACCAAAATACCACTGAAGATTATGAAACCAACAGAACTTCCAATCCATGGACCTTTATCTGGAAAGCAGTTCTATCTGCTAATCCTTCTCATACAACCGATTATGTTCTCATGGTTATTGAGGGAGACCTCCGGTTCCGTAGTTTTTGGAGACCTGGAGATTTGCTATGGACCAGGATTAGGAAACAAAACTTTTCCACATTTTTTATTGATGTGGTATATTTTGATGGACGCTTTTATGCGATCAATTCTAATGGAAGTGTCCACGCTTGGGATGTTACTGGACCTGAACGGCCCAAAACTCATATCATTGCACAGCTACTGCATACATATGTAAAACAATACTATATCCTTCATTCACTAGGATCATTATTTGTAGTTGTGCAACGTAGTGGTTCATTTATGTTGCCCAAAGATAATTGGGACAGTGAGGAGGAGGAGACGTACGTCGTGTACGCATTCGAGACAACTGATTTTCTAGTTTTCCAGGTTGACTTAACTACCGGCAAAGTGACGCAAACCGAGAATATAGGGGACAGTGCTTTTTTTCTGGGTTTTAATGCTTCTCTTTCGGTCCAAGCTTCTCAATTTCCAGGTATCAAGGCCAATCATATTTATTTTACAGATAGTTATTTGGATATGTATCGCCATGTTATAGAAGGGTCCTTGGACATGGGGGTGTTCAACTTAGCAGATGGCAGTATCCGACCACATTATGAGGGTTTTGCCCTCAGTCGTGTTTGTCCTCCAATTTGGGTCACACCAACTCTGTGTTAa
- the LOC107855332 gene encoding putative F-box protein At1g65770 isoform X2 → MAKLGEMPDWSYLQHELLVLIVRRLNLIEDFLNIGTVCKSWHSVAIKDNFNSDLPRAPWLMIDDEEEEEDGTTCKKFFSLYNGMILMKRNPKASGKRCMESMGWLIAVDGEISLLHPFSGVQIELPHQNTTEDYETNRTSNPWTFIWKAVLSANPSHTTDYVLMVIEGDLRFRSFWRPGDLLWTRIRKQNFSTFFIDVVYFDGRFYAINSNGSVHAWDVTGPERPKTHIIAQLLHTYVKQYYILHSLGSLFVVVQRSGSFMLPKDNWDSEEEETYVVYAFETTDFLVFQVDLTTGKVTQTENIGDSAFFLGFNASLSVQASQFPGIKANHIYFTDSYLDMYRHVIEGSLDMGVFNLADGSIRPHYEGFALSRVCPPIWVTPTLC, encoded by the coding sequence ATGGCGAAACTGGGAGAGATGCCTGATTGGTCTTACCTTCAACATGAACTGCTGGTTCTAATAGTTAGACGTTTAAATTTGATTGAAGACTTTCTTAATATCGGCACTGTCTGCAAATCCTGGCACTCTGTAGCCATCAAGGATAATTTTAACAGTGATCTGCCTAGGGCTCCATGGCTGATGATAGATgatgaggaagaggaagaggatgGTACCACCTGTAAAAAATTCTTCAGTCTTTATAATGGCATGATTTTGATGAAGAGGAATCCTAAAGCCAGTGGAAAACGGTGTATGGAGTCTATGGGATGGCTTATCGCAGTCGATGGTGAAATCAGTCTATTACACCCCTTCTCTGGTGTTCAGATTGAATTGCCCCACCAAAATACCACTGAAGATTATGAAACCAACAGAACTTCCAATCCATGGACCTTTATCTGGAAAGCAGTTCTATCTGCTAATCCTTCTCATACAACCGATTATGTTCTCATGGTTATTGAGGGAGACCTCCGGTTCCGTAGTTTTTGGAGACCTGGAGATTTGCTATGGACCAGGATTAGGAAACAAAACTTTTCCACATTTTTTATTGATGTGGTATATTTTGATGGACGCTTTTATGCGATCAATTCTAATGGAAGTGTCCACGCTTGGGATGTTACTGGACCTGAACGGCCCAAAACTCATATCATTGCACAGCTACTGCATACATATGTAAAACAATACTATATCCTTCATTCACTAGGATCATTATTTGTAGTTGTGCAACGTAGTGGTTCATTTATGTTGCCCAAAGATAATTGGGACAGTGAGGAGGAGGAGACGTACGTCGTGTACGCATTCGAGACAACTGATTTTCTAGTTTTCCAGGTTGACTTAACTACCGGCAAAGTGACGCAAACCGAGAATATAGGGGACAGTGCTTTTTTTCTGGGTTTTAATGCTTCTCTTTCGGTCCAAGCTTCTCAATTTCCAGGTATCAAGGCCAATCATATTTATTTTACAGATAGTTATTTGGATATGTATCGCCATGTTATAGAAGGGTCCTTGGACATGGGGGTGTTCAACTTAGCAGATGGCAGTATCCGACCACATTATGAGGGTTTTGCCCTCAGTCGTGTTTGTCCTCCAATTTGGGTCACACCAACTCTGTGTTAa